One window of the Camelus ferus isolate YT-003-E chromosome 12, BCGSAC_Cfer_1.0, whole genome shotgun sequence genome contains the following:
- the LOC102518485 gene encoding LOW QUALITY PROTEIN: methyltransferase-like protein 7A (The sequence of the model RefSeq protein was modified relative to this genomic sequence to represent the inferred CDS: inserted 1 base in 1 codon) yields MQHQFPARCPLTILTRLLFPSICILAFPMYLLNFLGMWNWICKKWFPYFLARFTVMYNKHMASKKRELFSNLQEFAGPSGKLSLLELGCGTGANFKFYPPGCRVTCIDPNPNFEKFLVKSIAQXHLQFKRFVVAAGENTHQVAGCSMDVVVCTLVLCSVKNQKQILQEVRRVQRPVSAGV; encoded by the exons ATGCAGCACCAG TTTCCTGCACGCTGCCCATTGACCATCCTCACCcgccttctctttccttccatctgCATCCTGGCATTTCCCATGTACCTGCTGAACTTCCTGGGCATGTGGAACTGGATATGCAAAAAATGGTTCCCCTACTTCTTGGCAAGGTTCACTGTGATGTACAACAAACACATGGCGAGCAAGAAGCGGGAGCTCTTCAGCAACCTGCAGGAGTTTGCGGGCCCCTCCGGGAAGCTCTCCCTGCTGGAGCTGGGCTGCGGCACTGGGGCCAACTTCAAGTTCTACCCGCCTGGATGCCGAGTGACCTGTATCGACCCCAACCCCAACTTTGAGAAGTTCCTGGTCAAGAGCATTGCCC AACACCTGCAGTTCAAGCGCTTCGTGGTGGCTGCCGGGGAGAACACGCACCAGGTGGCGGGCTGCTCCATGGATGTGGTGGTCTGCACCCTGGTCCTGTGCTCCGTGAAGAAccagaagcagatcctccagGAAGTGCGCAGAGTGCAGAGGCCGGTGAGTGCAGGGGTGTGA